The stretch of DNA acccaggttcgggccctcttgatggaggtaaaaccctatgtcctgcttgatttatattgatgatatgggtagtacaagagtagatctaccacgagatcggagaggctaaaccctagaagctagcctatggtatgattgttgttctgtatgttgtcctacggactaaaaccctccggtttatatagacaccggagagggttagggttacacaaagtcggttacaatggtaggagatctacatatccgtatcaccaagcttgccttccacgccaaggaaagtcccttccggacacgggacgaagtcttcaatcttgtatcttcatagtccaggagtccggctgaaggtatagtccggccatccggacaccccctaatccaggactccctcacctcctatctatgatgattattgtgataacacgtatgctataaagaataatgataaccatgaaacttgtcatattgatcttaattttcaatcacacgatagttattttgttgagtttgctcccactattattcatgagaagaaatttgcttatgtggagagtaataaaaattctatgcttgtagatcatgaaaagaatgttttgtgtgatagttatattgttgaattcattcataatgctactgaaaattatcatgagggaggaatatatgcttgtaggaatgcaataataccaagtttcctctctatgtgcttaaaatcttgaagttatgcttgttttaccttcctatgcaagttgattcttgttcccataagttgtttgctcacaaaatcccaatgcataggaagtatgttagacttaaatgtgctagtaatattcttcatgatgctctctttatgtttcaattcttatcttttatgtgagcatcattgaaatcatcatgcctagctaggggcgttaaacgatagcgcttgttgggaggcaacccaactttatttttgttccttgcttttttctcctgtttagtaataaataatttatctatcctcttttatgattgagttttcatgttttaattagtgtttgtgccaagtagaaccattgggaagacttagggaaagtcttgttgatcttgctgtaaaaaacagaaactttagcgctcacgagaattgctgccatttttatttggagagtgctatttagttaattctttttgaagatgattaatagataaattcctcacgtccagaaatttatttgagaattttatgagttccagaagtatacgtttgatccagattattacagattgttctgtttttgacagattctgttttcgatgtgttgtttgcttattttgatgaatctatgagtagtatcggatggtatgaaccatagataagttggaataaagtagatattacaacaatatgaatttagaatgagttcacaacagtacctaagtggtgatttattttcttatactaacggagcttacgagttttctgttaagttttgtgttgtgaagttttcaagttttgggtaaagattcaatggactacggaataaggagtggcaagagcctaagcttggggatgcccaaggcaccccaagataatattcaagtacaaccaagagcctaagcttggggatgccccggaaggcatcccctctttcgtctttgttcatcggtaactttacttggagctatatttttattcaccacatgatatgtgttttgcttggagcgtcattttattttatttagttttgcttgctgtttgaataaaataccaagatctgaaattattaaatgttagagagtcttcacatagttgcataattattcgactactcattgatcttcacttatatcttttggagtagtttgtcatttgctctagtgcttcacttatatctttttagagcacggtggtggttttattttatagaaatagatgaactctcatgtgtcacttacattattttgagaatcctaaaaagcatggtaatttgctttggttatgaatttagtcctaatatgatgggcatccaagatgggtataataaaaactttcatataaagtgcattgaatactatgagaagtttgatacttgatgattgttttgagatatgaagatggtgatattagagtcatgctagttgagtagttgtgaatttgagaaatacttgtgttaaagtttgtgattctcgtagcatgcacgtatggtgaaccgttatgtgatgaagtcggagcatgatttatttattgattgtcttccttatgagtggcggtcggggacgagcgatggtcttttcctaccaatctatccccctaggagcatgcgcatagtactttgtttcaataactaataaatttttgcaataagtatgtgcgttctttatgactaatgttgagtccatggattatacgcactctcacccttccaccattgctagtctctctaaataccgcgcaactttcgccggtaccataaacccaccatatatcttcctcaaaacagccacgatacctacctattatggcatttccatagccattccgagatatatttccatgcaactttccaccgtttcgtttattatgacacgctccatcattgtcatattgctatgcatgatcatgaagttgacatcgtatttgtggcaaagccaccgttcataattgtttcatacatgtcactcatgcatcattgcacatcctggtacaccgccggaggcattcatatagagtcatatcttgtcctaagtatcaagttgtaagaaaataaaagtgtgatgatcatcattattagagcattgtcccagtgaggaaaggatgatggagactatgattcccccgcaagtcgggatgagactccggacggaaataaataaataaaagaggccaaagaagtccaaataaaaaataaaaaaagaggccataaaaaaagagaaaaggcccaaataaaaaaatatgagagaaaaagagagaagggacaatgctactatccttttaccacacttgtgcttcaaagtagcaccgtgatcttcatgatagagagtctcctatgttgtcactttcatatactagtgggaattttacattatagaacttggcttgtatattccaatgatgggcttcctcaaaatgccctaggtcttcgtgagcaagcaagttggatgcacacccactagtttcttttgttgagctttcatacacttatagctctagtgcatctgttgcatggcaatccctactcactcacattgatatctattgatgggcatctccatagcccgttgatacgcctagttgatgtgagactatcttcttctttttgtcttctccacaaccaccattttattccaccaatagtgctatgtccatggctcacgctcatgtattgcgtgaagattgaaaaagtttgagaacatcaaaagtatgaaacaattgcttggcttgtcatcggggttgtgcatgatttaaattttttgtgtggtgaagatagagcatagccagactatatgattttgtagggatagctttctttggccatgttattttgagaagacatgattacttggttagtatgcttgaagtattattatttttatgtcaatattaaacttttgtcttgaatcttatggatctgaatattcttgctacaataaagagaactacatggataaattctgtttttatcatttacctactcgaggacgagaaggaattaagcttggggatgctaatacgtctccaacgtatctataattttttattgttccatgctattatattatcaaccttggatgttttatatgcatttatatgctattttatatgatttttgggactaacctattaacctagagcccagtgccagtttatgttttttccttgtttagagtatcgtagaaaaggaaaatcaaacggagtccaattgacctgaaacttcacggaacttatttttggaaagaaagcaatacaggagacttagagtgcacgtcaggggatcaacgaggaagccacgaggcagggggcgcgcccaccccccctgggcgtgccctccaccctcgtgggcccctcgtggctcccctgatgtatttcttccgcctatatatatatccatataccctaaaactatcgaggagcacaatagatcgggagttccgccgccagaagcctccgtagccaccgaaagccaatctagacccgttccggcgccctgccagagggggaatccttctccggtggctatcttcatcatcccggtgctctccatgatgaggagggagtagttctccctcggggctgagggtatgtaccagtagctatgtgtttgatctctctctctctctctctctctcgtgttcttgaggtggtacgatcttgatgtatcacgagctttgctattatagttggatcctatgatgtttctccccctctactctcttataatggattgagtttcccctttgaagttatcttatcggattgagtctttaaggatttgagaacacttgatgtatgtcttgcgtgggataaccgtggtgacaatgggttattctattgattcacttgatgtatgttttggtgatcaacttgcgggttccgcccatgaacctatgcataggggttggcacacgttttcgtcttaactctccggtagaaactttggggcactctttgaggttctatgtgttggttgaatagatgaatctgagattgtgtgatgcatatcgtataatcatacccacggatatttgaggtgacattggagtatctaggtgacattagggttttggttgatttgtgtcttaaggtgttattctagtacgaactctagggctgtttgtgacacttataggaatagcccaacggattgattggaaagaataactttgaggtagtttcgtaccctaccataatctcttcgtttgttctccgctattagtgacttcggagtgactctttgttgcatgttgagggatagttatatgatccaattatgttattattgttgagaggacttgcactagtgaaagtatgaaccctaggccttgtttcctagcattgcaataccgtttgtgctcacttttatcattagttaccttgctgtttttatattttcagattacaaaaacctttatctactatccatataccacttgtatcaccatctcttcgccgaactagtgcacctatacaatttaccattgtattgggtgtgttggggacacaagagactctttgttatttggttgcagggttgcttgagagagaccatcttcatcctatgcctcctacggattgataaaccttaggtcatccacttgagggaaatttgctattgtcctacaaacctctgcacttggaggcccaacaacgtctacaagaagaaggttgtgtagtagacatcagtctaCGAAGTAAACGTCCAACCATTGTCGTgcagagtgactttaggtcttctgTCTCTCAAGTGATAACTGTTGTGGTCGAGTGACTTTGAATCTTCCGAGTGGAATGCCTTGTAGTCAAGTGGATGATGCTATcccttgaatgcttctggttttaAGATGGTGTCCTAGGGGAGGGTgtataggtcaggcctatgaccctaccctaggtacatagcttcatcgccgggggttaccggaaccccccgggaagttattgggcctcatgggcctagtggtggaagagaggaggccggccagggagtggcgcgcgcccccctagcccaaaccgaattggactagggttgggggggctgcccccctttccttctctcctccttctccttccctccttctcctactaggaataggaaagaggaggggaatcctacttggactgggGAGTCCTAACAGGATTCCCCACACCTGGCGCGCCCTCTAGGGCCGGCCACCTCTTCCCTCCCCttctttatatacgtggccagggggcaccccatagacacacaagttgatcttttagccatgtgcggtgtaacccctccacagttacacccttcggtcatatcgtcgtcttcatcatcaccgtcaccacgccgtcgtgctgacggaactctccctcggcctcagctggatcaagagtatgaaggacgtcaccgagctgaacgtgtgctgatcgcggaggtgccgtacgttcggtacttggatcggttggatcgcgaagacgttcgactacatcaaccgcgttactaaacgcttccgctttcggtctacgagggtacgcagacacactctccccgctcattgctatgcttctcctagatagatcttgcgtgatcgtaggcaaaattttaaaatactacgttcccaacaCCTACTCGCTGCGACTAAAGATGAATGGAGTCGTTCTTTAAGCGCCAGCCGATATGCGCTCCGCACCGTGAAGATACCATTACGCTCCAGTTCCCAAACGAGAACATCCTCTCCTAGACGTGTGCAAGTTCGATTTTTAACAATCTGCTCAATGCCCACAGGGGCACAATACTCTTGGAGAAGGTCCATACGCCACGTTCCTCGTTCATCCAGCGGCCCGGACACTCTCCGTAGACAACACCGGCCCTGCATGGTGATAGGCTTACCCGAGCCTCCATTCAGGATCCAACAGTCTCTCCATATGCATATTGATTGGCCATTTCCAACCCTCCAAATGATGCCCCGTTTCAAGAGTTCAAGCCCATGAGCAATGCCTTGCCAAGAAGGtataagagcatctacaaccacAAAAAAGCTAATTCGGTGCCCTATGCACCCGCTTCAGTGTCCACGGACTGGTCCTGCCAATGTCCACAAATGGATGTCGGAGCCAATTTACGGGCTAGCATTGGAGATGCCTTTACTTGTTACTTGTCATcaattatcttgctatcacacTATCTACCCAAACTATTTTACAACATTTGCAGAGAAAACCTTGCAGAAAACCGCCTATCAATATCTTCTGTTCCTTTTTGGATtggacactcttacttatcgaaaggactacgattgatcccttatacttgtggatCATCAAACACCAAGACACCGCTATTCGTTCTGTCGCGCATGATTCGGGGTTTCCCCAGAGCCGGATCCATGAGGGAGGGGGTGCGGCAATGCCGCCAAGAAGGTCTACGACATCCGCAACCGTCGCCATCACTGGTCACATGCTCAAGGCTGAGACATGGTCTTCACCCAAACTCCCAACCCGCACCGCATCATCAAATCAAGCAAGCACCACCGCCGAGACATCTCGCAGTCGAAGAAGCCTACCGCCTAAACAGCCAACCGCATCTTGCCGATGTTGCGGGCTGCCACTTACCTGCACCAGCCGCCTGATCTGTCAGCCACCGGTCGGAAGCCATGCCACCAGATGCAACACGAACCGCCGAGGCTTGCTGAGCACCATGCCGGTAGGTACCATAGGTGTGCGCCCGAGGCAAAAAAGACCATCTCGGTCCCGGCCACAACCAAGCTCTATACACGCATGTGCATCACGCACGCCCGTCGGCAGACGGAGACATCAAATCCGGCAGACGCACACACCTCCTTGCTCCATCATCGCGAAGCCACTCCTCATCCTCATACATACTAGAAGGAAGCTCTAGTTCACACATTGGTCAAAACATGGGCAACCAAAACCTTGACCAAAGTATTGGCTAGCCAAATTTTAACAGGCCTAGCTTGGGCTCAAACAAACGCTGAAGTTGGAGTGGAAAAGGGCCAGCCGCCACGGAGGCAAGCCTGTAAGCCCAGTTCTGAAGTGTAGTGGTCTTTGCTGCTGTGGAGGACTGTAGACGCAGCTGCTGCATTCCGCGCGTTCCCGGTCATGGCTATCTCCTCGCCCTCCCCCGGCTTCCGCCTCTCCCTCCACCTCCAAAACCCCACCCCGACCCCCACCCCCCACCCAGGTCCCAACCGCAAGCCCCGGCCGACCCCGACCACCGAGACGCTGCGTCGCCGGCTCCTCCGCAAGGGCGTGTCCGCGACGCCCAAGATCCTCCATGCCCTCCGCAAGAAGGAGGCCGGCAAGTCGCTGCGGCGCGCCAGGAAGGAGGCCTCCgctgccgccgcgccgccgaaggAGGACGCGCTGGTGGCAGAGGAGGAGGCCCGCTTCCGCGCGGCCGCCGAGGAGTACCGCGTCCTCATGGGGCGGCCCTGGCACGGCGCCCGCGGCGTCGTGGGCCCTCCGCGCGCGGCCTCCGGCGAGGAGGGCCTCGTCGGCCTGCGGAAGATGCTCGAGGAGAGGAGCGGTGACAGATTCCAGTGGCTTCTTGACGGCGACGTAGAAAATGAGGGGGCGGAGGATGCCAAGGGGAAGCAGAGGCGCGTCGGCTCCGGCTGGATTTCGGAGGTGGGGGACGAGGAGAGGAGGATTGAGCTGCTGATCAGTAGGTAAGCGATGTTTCTTACGCTTGCTCTTTCAAGACTTTCTTGATTTGTGACCCATTTAGCAGCTTGGGGGTGGGAAAAGAATGATAAAAAAGTGACCAATTTAGCTCCATGGGCAGGCACCTTAAAGGCAGTTATTATAGAGTTAGCATGGATTGTATCTCATAGCTAGACACATGTTTTTTTATATGAGATTCATACTTAATTATCAAGTCACATGTGAACTGGAAGTGTTCTGTTTTCCAAAATTCAGTAAACAAGTTTGTCCACCAGGCTCAATGAAGGGGACCTTAGTTTGGGTGATTGGAGGCTTACTAGAATGATGAAACAAGCTGACCTAATATATAATGAAGATAATCTATTACAAATACTCAAAGGGCTCGAGGCAAAGGGAAACTGGAGGCAGGCTGTTGCTGTTACCGAGTGGGTGTACAATGAAAACAGTTACAAGCATCGAAGAAGCAGGTAATTTTCTGTTTATGCATTCATTTTGTACTCATTTCCTCCTTTCCAGCCACTGTAAGCATAATTTATGGTACAAAATTATGGTGGAATATCAATAACTTAACTTATATGATTATTCCATGTCTAGGTTTGTCTATACAAAGTTACTGTCAATCCTTGGGAAAGCATGGATGCCAACTGAAGCACTGCGGATTTTCACCATCATGAGGGTAGTTTTATTTTTTCCCCATAAtcataattaattaattagtatGTTTCCCTctttcaaaaaacaaaaaaagtaaCTGACATAGACGTTTTATCTTGCTTCACATCAGGGAGATGCTCAAATATACCCTGATATGGCTGCATACCATAGTATTGCTGTTACACTTGGTAGAGCTGGCCTTCTCAATGAGCTAATTAAAATAATCGATTATATGAGACAGAAGCCTTCAAAAAGGGTAATGATGATGCGGCGCAAAGATTGGGATCCTTGTTTGGAGCCGGATGTTCTCGTTTATAACTCGGTTAGAGTAGCTTCTGCAACTTTTCTTTTCATTCCTTTTTCCTAGTTCCCTCTTGGAAGAAGTCTTGATCTTGTTGAAAAGTTGATTGTCTTGTCACTTCGACCTTTGGTTTTATAGGTTCTTAATGCCTGCGTACTATCACAGCAATGGAAAGGGGTATTTTGGGTGTTTCAGAAAATGCGATTCGGTGGATTGACACCTACAGGAGCGACATTTGGCTTGGCAATGGAGGTAAATTGTTTACTTGATGATTGGTATTGAAATTTGGGTAATTTGGTAACATTTTTCTATTCTTGTTTGGTATACATATTTAGAAATAGTTTGTGGCATTTATATCTCGACGAAGATATCACTAATTTATTTGATTATTACCATGTTTTAAATTATTATTATGGGTACAATCTGTTAAGATACGATGCTAAAACTTATTACCATATTTTAACATATTATTGACAAATTGTGTTTGTTTTTGGGAACCACAACTGTTAGTTAGCCAGGCCTGTCTTATTGCAGATACTCTTCAGGCTGTAATACATGCATCTGGTTTACTGTTGGTCTCTGTTTGTATTGTTCTAGAGATTCAGTGCTCTGATTTTGCCCTGCCTGTATTAATATTACCCTTATGTCAAGTTATTTATCTTCCTCCTATGCCTGTCCTTTATCTCATATCTTCATTTGTCCAATCTGTTCCACTCTCAAGGAAATAATATGGTATCACATTTAAGAAAAATATGGtgttttttctttgttgagtctgTCATTTGTTTTACCATATTGTTATTCTTACTGGGGCTGCTTTCTGAAAGGTCATGCTTAAATCCAAGAAGTATGAGTTTGTCCAGAAGTTCTTTGAAAAGATGCAGAGAAAAGGGGTACCTCCAAGAGCGATAACTTATAAAGGTAGCGCTGCAGTAAGCTTCATCTGATGTATTGCATTCATGCATTGTAGTTATATTCATTGGATTTGTTATTTGACATTTCAGTTATGTAGTTGACCTTCAAATATTTGCACTCAGTGTTAGTAAGAGCCTTCTGGGAACAAGGGAAAGTAAATGAAGCAGTTGAAGCAGTTAAAGACATGGAACAAAGAGGAGTCGTTGGAGCTGCAAGTGTGTACTATGAATTAGCTTGCTGTCTTTGCAATAAAGGAAGGTGGAAAGATGCTATGTTACAGGTTTGTGATTGATCATGTATACATTTATATCTGCAATCATACTGCTTTCTTCTTTTTGGTGTAACTAGTCAAATAGTGTTGCCTTCTGAGGTTTGTGCTAGATATGATTTGATTTCTTCATCGAGATTTGTTTAGAAAAACAGCCCAGGAACCATGCCATATGTCCTACCAAGGTTAGGAGTAATGTGATAGCTTTTCTTTGGCTGGCAAAAAAGCTGAAGAAAAAAGATGCTCTGATCTTTGATGTGTGTATGATCTTCTGAGAATAGCTAATCTGGTTGTTACTGGAAAAGCCACGAGGTATGAATTTGTGCCCACTAGGGGTTCTTGCCACCTCAAGCTGCACTTATCTGCTGAAAGTTGAGTTCTGGCATGCAAAATCTCAAATGCTACTAACACAAATGGTGGTGTTTAATTTACTAATAAAGTAGAAATATATATTTTGGACTTGCTTTACATAAAAATATATCGGTACAATACTAAATATAATCAATTTAGGTAGTTCGGTACAGACTACCAGTCAAAGTTAAGGAAGTTTGACGACTCAAATTCTAAAACAACACGTCTTTGTGAACAGCGGGAGTAAGAGACTAATTTAAAACTTGAAACAAACTGAGAAAGACAGCACCTTAAATAATCCTGAAAATGTTGTGCTGAGGCAATGATGCATTACCACATAAGATTTCCAAAGCTAAACACTATGAATATTCTTGGTCAAAGTTGTTTATGGGATACCATGTCTTGTCCAACACGTCATATATTCTAGAACAGAGAGCACAGAGGATACGGCTTTCCTCTTCTATTGCGGGTTTTGTTTTGTATCTCCACTCTGGCTCCATTTTCTTCCTGGAGTCAAATTAAGTAATCTTACTTCCGCAGAACACTGGCATTACTGTTTTGATTCCTTATTGCACGAGTAATATCTCCATGTGGGGACTTGGAGATTAAAGAAAAGAAAGGGCAGCCCCAGTGCAtgtagctcccgcttgcgcagggtctggggaagggtccgaccactttgggTCTATTGTACGCAGCCTTTCCCTACATTTCTGTAAGAGGCTGTTTCCAGGACTTGAACCCGTGACCTCAAGGTCACAAGGCAGCAGCTTTACCACTGCGCCAAGGCTCCCCTTCAGAGTAAAGAAAAGAAATGTATGCAATATATTCTTATGATAATTTTTCTGTTTCAGGTTGAGAAGATGGAACAGCTTCGCCTCACTAAACCACTGGAGTTCGCATTTACTGGCATGATCCTAGCCTCTTTTGATGGTGGGTATATCTCCGAGTGTATCTCGATATTTGAATCAATGAAGGACTACTGTACTCCAAATATTGGGACGATAAATGTCATGCTAAAAGTGTATGGACGCTGTGATATGTTTGGGAAGGCAAAGGACATGTTTGAGACCACCACATATAGTGTTTGTAGTTCTCAGCCACATACCCGTGACCATTCATCACTTAAAGCAGACGTGTATACATACAGCTCTATACTTGAAGCATCTGCATCCGCCCAACAGTGGGAATATTTCGAAAATGTATACAGACAGATGACTCTTTCTCAACACCATCTAGATCAAAGCAAATATTCATGGTTGCTCATCAAGGCATCCAGAGCTGGAAAGGTGTGTTTATTATCTACTACCCCATAACCTTTTCTGAGATATATGACTTCGCGTTTCAATTCTGAACACAATACTAGCTAAGATCCATGTTTGGATAATATGTTCAAGATATCTGTGCAAATATGGCCTTTTACATCGTATTTAACAAATAAAAGTAAAGTTGTGTTCATCATGGAGTTAACATTTGTTTGCTATCTAATAATATTAATATGGCTACACCCCTGTTTGTGTGACAGTTTGTACTCTCCAGAAGAAATGTGGCACCTG from Triticum urartu cultivar G1812 chromosome 3, Tu2.1, whole genome shotgun sequence encodes:
- the LOC125543209 gene encoding pentatricopeptide repeat-containing protein At5g67570, chloroplastic isoform X2, with protein sequence MAISSPSPGFRLSLHLQNPTPTPTPHPGPNRKPRPTPTTETLRRRLLRKGVSATPKILHALRKKEAGKSLRRARKEASAAAAPPKEDALVAEEEARFRAAAEEYRVLMGRPWHGARGVVGPPRAASGEEGLVGLRKMLEERSGDRFQWLLDGDVENEGAEDAKGKQRRVGSGWISEVGDEERRIELLISRLNEGDLSLGDWRLTRMMKQADLIYNEDNLLQILKGLEAKGNWRQAVAVTEWVYNENSYKHRRSRFVYTKLLSILGKAWMPTEALRIFTIMRKPSKRVMMMRRKDWDPCLEPDVLVYNSVLNACVLSQQWKGVFWVFQKMRFGGLTPTGATFGLAMEVMLKSKKYEFVQKFFEKMQRKGVPPRAITYKVLVRAFWEQGKVNEAVEAVKDMEQRGVVGAASVYYELACCLCNKGRWKDAMLQVEKMEQLRLTKPLEFAFTGMILASFDGGYISECISIFESMKDYCTPNIGTINVMLKVYGRCDMFGKAKDMFETTTYSVCSSQPHTRDHSSLKADVYTYSSILEASASAQQWEYFENVYRQMTLSQHHLDQSKYSWLLIKASRAGKPYLVEHALDSILERGEIPDVELFTENICQTIADSDHARTLHLMNTMSASSVEMNEQQWSDLLQQNSHRFRVDALKDLITHLSTSDAIKTDPGLGFVRALQSQCATMLTKDAEEPQADNCSHSNLMEQDELSCKDSLGSHELSDSSTDIPVSGVKAGSGGDIVLHGPHSEDEHRNLAHWGTQVSAIDKVLDSMNSFGNCSSYEKMPTASEILESWEQECVEDIFAPKKGSRETMRG
- the LOC125543209 gene encoding pentatricopeptide repeat-containing protein At5g67570, chloroplastic isoform X1; this encodes MAISSPSPGFRLSLHLQNPTPTPTPHPGPNRKPRPTPTTETLRRRLLRKGVSATPKILHALRKKEAGKSLRRARKEASAAAAPPKEDALVAEEEARFRAAAEEYRVLMGRPWHGARGVVGPPRAASGEEGLVGLRKMLEERSGDRFQWLLDGDVENEGAEDAKGKQRRVGSGWISEVGDEERRIELLISRLNEGDLSLGDWRLTRMMKQADLIYNEDNLLQILKGLEAKGNWRQAVAVTEWVYNENSYKHRRSRFVYTKLLSILGKAWMPTEALRIFTIMRGDAQIYPDMAAYHSIAVTLGRAGLLNELIKIIDYMRQKPSKRVMMMRRKDWDPCLEPDVLVYNSVLNACVLSQQWKGVFWVFQKMRFGGLTPTGATFGLAMEVMLKSKKYEFVQKFFEKMQRKGVPPRAITYKVLVRAFWEQGKVNEAVEAVKDMEQRGVVGAASVYYELACCLCNKGRWKDAMLQVEKMEQLRLTKPLEFAFTGMILASFDGGYISECISIFESMKDYCTPNIGTINVMLKVYGRCDMFGKAKDMFETTTYSVCSSQPHTRDHSSLKADVYTYSSILEASASAQQWEYFENVYRQMTLSQHHLDQSKYSWLLIKASRAGKPYLVEHALDSILERGEIPDVELFTENICQTIADSDHARTLHLMNTMSASSVEMNEQQWSDLLQQNSHRFRVDALKDLITHLSTSDAIKTDPGLGFVRALQSQCATMLTKDAEEPQADNCSHSNLMEQDELSCKDSLGSHELSDSSTDIPVSGVKAGSGGDIVLHGPHSEDEHRNLAHWGTQVSAIDKVLDSMNSFGNCSSYEKMPTASEILESWEQECVEDIFAPKKGSRETMRG